Proteins encoded by one window of Chondromyces crocatus:
- a CDS encoding hemolysin family protein, whose protein sequence is MALILTNGVLAGAEIAVVSLRKSRLEQLLQSGSQRAHAIHRLRTNPERFFATVQIGITVIGSSAGAFGGASIAGDIEPLLGHVPVLAPYAKEFALAIVIAMISFLSLVLGELVPKSLALRQAEGYAMFIGRPLEGLAWLARPLVWLLTASSNVVLRLFGDSTNFVEARLSPEEIQQMVDEAAQAGTMDKSAGEIASRAIDFAELTALDVMVPRLKVVSVPKGAPPQEVQRVVTEHGHTRMPVYENTRDNVVGYITVKDVLALLWGQKPFALEGIIRSAFYVAETMRTVDILAEMRRRKVQLAIVVDDRGAMSGIITLEDLVEELVGDIVGEHDHPTPEPIRREEDGSVVVQGDVPVREVSRVLGVELPEGERWSTMAGLCLEVAGRIPTVGERFTAEGGVELEIVDASPRHVRTVRVRLPAAGAPVLVNPSEANGGG, encoded by the coding sequence GTGGCCCTGATCCTCACGAACGGCGTGCTCGCCGGCGCGGAGATCGCGGTGGTCTCGCTACGGAAGAGCCGGCTGGAGCAGCTTCTCCAGAGCGGCAGTCAGCGGGCCCACGCGATCCACCGGCTGCGCACGAACCCCGAGCGCTTTTTCGCCACGGTCCAGATCGGGATCACCGTCATCGGCTCGTCGGCCGGGGCCTTCGGTGGTGCGAGCATCGCAGGGGACATCGAGCCTCTGCTGGGCCACGTGCCCGTGCTGGCGCCCTACGCGAAGGAGTTCGCGCTGGCGATCGTCATCGCGATGATCTCCTTCCTCTCGCTGGTCCTCGGGGAGCTGGTGCCCAAGTCCCTCGCGCTGCGGCAAGCGGAGGGGTACGCGATGTTCATCGGGCGTCCGCTGGAGGGGCTCGCCTGGCTCGCGCGCCCTCTGGTCTGGCTGCTGACCGCGAGCTCCAACGTGGTGCTTCGGCTGTTCGGCGACAGCACGAACTTCGTCGAGGCGCGGCTGTCGCCCGAGGAGATCCAGCAGATGGTCGACGAGGCGGCGCAGGCGGGCACGATGGACAAGAGCGCCGGCGAGATCGCATCACGCGCGATCGACTTCGCGGAGCTGACGGCGCTCGACGTGATGGTGCCGCGGCTGAAGGTGGTGTCCGTGCCGAAGGGGGCGCCACCCCAGGAGGTGCAGCGGGTGGTGACGGAGCACGGCCACACGCGCATGCCGGTGTACGAGAACACGCGGGACAACGTGGTCGGGTACATCACGGTGAAGGACGTCCTGGCCTTGCTCTGGGGTCAGAAGCCGTTCGCGCTGGAGGGGATCATCCGCTCCGCGTTCTATGTGGCCGAGACGATGCGTACCGTCGACATCCTCGCCGAGATGCGGCGGAGGAAGGTGCAGCTCGCGATCGTGGTCGACGACCGGGGAGCGATGAGCGGGATCATCACGCTGGAGGATCTGGTCGAGGAGCTGGTGGGCGACATCGTGGGCGAGCACGACCACCCGACACCAGAGCCGATCCGGCGCGAGGAAGACGGGTCGGTGGTGGTGCAAGGCGACGTGCCCGTGCGCGAGGTGAGCCGGGTGCTCGGGGTGGAGCTGCCCGAGGGAGAGCGCTGGTCGACGATGGCCGGCCTGTGCCTGGAAGTGGCGGGGCGGATTCCGACGGTGGGCGAGCGCTTCACCGCGGAGGGAGGCGTGGAGCTGGAGATCGTCGACGCGAGCCCGCGTCACGTGCGGACCGTGCGGGTGCGGCTCCCTGCGGCCGGGGCACCCGTGCTGGTGAACCCGTCGGAGGCGAACGGCGGGGGATGA
- a CDS encoding serine/threonine-protein kinase, with translation MCARDLPRPGQRFMGFTLVRVLGRGRMGAVFEATGRSGRRVALEILQPTGEDRETQLRRMLDEGVVMVGIKHPNFVEVYDHGEHEGLVWRLMELLEGETLRARLLREGPLSLQRACATLRAASYAVEQCHVLDIVHGDVKPESFFITREGQVKLLDLGIAHRQKSALAQETIGSPAYMAPELFTPRLGGSPESDVYALGLMAFEMLAGFHPFLRDDAGHERSARALCFEHAFTETPRLDALGVPSPIAEVVARATEKDPRARHPSGGALAAAIWTAWKQVRANIRPRQASFGSDVGVPRPRSEQPVRRLPEVARRPAQRGEMGAPCGDGGRRKERPALSASACAWGTQPSFPAHLSLPDPLEETPLVGVGDDAPPAPSRRSPGPASPASLPDVLVEPTRSAAWMRLLPVYVVGMGVGVLLFALFFGAVRWGAAFFSEVEKTFPSAASERQLLTPTTVSRGRPLVPPGDALVQALMPPESALAQRITPPVTALAQSLTKPVTSLAQALTPPVMALAQALLPPVTALVQALMPPESSPGKALVPPTQRSPASAASTAPTTDPFNQSLP, from the coding sequence ATGTGCGCGCGTGATCTGCCGAGGCCCGGGCAGCGCTTCATGGGCTTCACGCTGGTGCGCGTGCTCGGTCGGGGTCGGATGGGCGCGGTGTTCGAGGCGACCGGGCGCAGTGGTCGCAGGGTCGCCCTCGAGATCCTCCAGCCGACGGGGGAGGACCGCGAGACCCAGCTGCGCCGCATGCTCGACGAGGGGGTGGTGATGGTCGGCATCAAGCACCCCAACTTCGTGGAGGTGTACGATCACGGCGAGCACGAGGGCCTGGTCTGGCGGCTCATGGAGCTGCTCGAAGGCGAGACCTTGCGCGCGCGGCTGCTCCGGGAGGGGCCGCTCTCCCTCCAGCGCGCGTGCGCCACGCTCCGTGCGGCGTCGTATGCCGTGGAGCAGTGCCACGTGCTCGACATCGTCCACGGGGACGTCAAGCCCGAGAGCTTCTTCATCACCCGAGAGGGGCAGGTGAAGCTGCTCGACCTGGGGATCGCTCACCGCCAGAAATCAGCGCTGGCGCAGGAGACGATCGGGTCGCCGGCATACATGGCGCCGGAGCTGTTCACCCCGCGCCTCGGAGGGTCCCCCGAGAGCGATGTGTACGCGCTGGGGCTGATGGCGTTCGAGATGCTGGCGGGCTTCCATCCCTTCCTCCGCGATGACGCCGGTCACGAGCGGAGCGCGCGGGCGCTGTGCTTCGAGCATGCCTTCACGGAGACGCCGCGGCTCGATGCGCTGGGGGTGCCGTCCCCGATCGCCGAGGTGGTGGCGCGCGCGACGGAGAAGGATCCTCGGGCGCGTCACCCGAGTGGCGGCGCGCTCGCCGCGGCGATCTGGACCGCCTGGAAGCAAGTGCGAGCGAACATCAGGCCCAGACAGGCGTCTTTCGGCTCGGATGTCGGCGTGCCGCGCCCGCGGTCCGAGCAGCCCGTGCGCCGCCTCCCGGAGGTCGCGCGCAGGCCTGCGCAGCGAGGCGAGATGGGGGCTCCGTGTGGCGATGGGGGGCGGCGGAAGGAGAGACCTGCGCTGAGCGCCTCCGCATGCGCCTGGGGGACGCAGCCGTCTTTCCCTGCCCACCTGTCCCTCCCCGACCCCCTGGAGGAAACGCCGCTCGTCGGGGTCGGCGACGACGCGCCCCCTGCGCCGTCGAGGAGGAGCCCGGGGCCAGCTTCGCCCGCCTCGCTCCCCGACGTGCTCGTCGAGCCGACCCGCTCGGCGGCGTGGATGCGCCTCCTGCCCGTCTACGTGGTGGGGATGGGCGTCGGCGTGCTGCTCTTCGCACTCTTCTTCGGGGCCGTGCGGTGGGGCGCTGCGTTCTTCTCCGAGGTCGAAAAGACCTTTCCATCGGCGGCTTCCGAGCGGCAGCTGCTCACACCGACGACCGTTTCACGTGGGAGACCGCTCGTGCCTCCCGGGGACGCTCTGGTGCAAGCGCTCATGCCGCCAGAGAGCGCTCTGGCGCAGCGGATCACGCCTCCGGTCACCGCTCTGGCGCAGTCGCTCACGAAGCCCGTGACCTCGCTGGCGCAGGCGCTCACGCCTCCGGTGATGGCGCTGGCGCAAGCGCTCTTGCCGCCCGTGACCGCGCTGGTGCAGGCGCTCATGCCTCCGGAAAGCTCTCCGGGGAAGGCGCTCGTGCCTCCCACGCAGCGCTCCCCGGCGAGCGCGGCATCGACAGCGCCGACCACGGACCCGTTCAACCAGTCCCTCCCTTGA